The Brasilonema sennae CENA114 genome includes a region encoding these proteins:
- a CDS encoding filamentous hemagglutinin N-terminal domain-containing protein, with amino-acid sequence MLTIKLVHHTLKFLTLGVATIATLAPITSAVAQQVTPDGTVSTTVTTPDGKNFNINDGTTRGGNLFHSFKEFSVPTGGSANFNNAANIQNIINRVTGGSISNIDGLIKANGAANVFLLNPARIIFGPNASLNIGGSFLGTTAHSFLFDNGFEFSATNPQAPPLLTINVPIGLGFRNNPGNIQVRGSGHGVNYDNLAKPGERNQFDSNVTGLQVEPGKTLALVGGNVSVEGGVLRSKGGRIEIGSFDSNQIVNLVPAQSEGFSLAYQGTPSFRDIEFSGQAFANVTGDGSGSIAIKGKNINLKSESVLLADTLGQKNGGEISIVGESIGFNRSSVYSNTFGSGNGGQIKLDANNIKFENGSLSIQTDNKGKAGDINIRANSLGTEGGSGLVSLTTEKSTGNAGDINVTVNGPIAIAYTGILTDSSGTGNAGKININANSLQIEESYVSSEVVNTGLAGEINLTSANSLTSNSTVISTNTYSRGDAGKINITAGSFRFEDGIVSSQTEKDSTGKAGEININVAGSLELPNKAGISTSTSGTGDAGKININANSFLLERSRVVSSTQGSGTGKAGEINITVADLFKINATGVNTNTDSSGNAGDLKVRAKTLVLDGTALEVNSTGNSNAGNLEIVADTIKLDNSQLNANTSGGRGDIIVNSGDLILRHNSKIATNATGTANGGNIEIKTDNLVALENSDITANAQQGYGGKVSITTKGSRFLSPDSDITAFSEAGLQFSGTVQFNTPDIEPTRGLFELSETVLDPAQQIALNPCIKGFGSTFTITGRGGLPSDPNKILTNDNVRVDLVEPVPSTVSSTSTTQKKPSQQPTVKKIIPAQGWIYNEKGQVVLVAYDPTKTRPQRSSPAPISSCAATR; translated from the coding sequence ATGCTGACAATCAAACTGGTGCATCATACCCTCAAATTCCTCACCTTAGGCGTAGCAACCATAGCAACTCTTGCGCCTATCACCAGCGCTGTTGCGCAACAAGTGACTCCTGATGGAACTGTATCCACCACAGTTACCACTCCTGATGGCAAAAACTTTAACATCAATGATGGTACAACAAGAGGAGGAAACCTTTTTCACAGCTTCAAAGAATTTTCTGTTCCCACAGGCGGTTCGGCTAACTTTAACAATGCAGCCAATATACAAAACATTATCAACCGAGTCACGGGTGGTTCTATTTCTAATATTGATGGTTTGATAAAAGCAAATGGCGCAGCTAACGTGTTCTTACTCAATCCAGCAAGGATTATCTTTGGACCAAATGCCAGTTTGAATATTGGTGGTTCATTTTTAGGAACTACAGCGCACAGTTTCCTATTTGACAATGGATTTGAGTTTAGCGCCACCAATCCCCAAGCACCGCCACTGTTAACGATAAATGTTCCGATTGGGTTGGGATTTCGGAATAATCCTGGAAACATTCAGGTACGAGGATCAGGGCACGGAGTTAACTATGATAATCTTGCTAAGCCAGGTGAGCGTAACCAATTTGACTCGAACGTTACAGGATTGCAAGTCGAACCCGGAAAAACCTTAGCACTCGTAGGAGGGAATGTCTCTGTTGAGGGTGGTGTACTCAGGTCAAAAGGAGGACGTATTGAAATCGGCAGTTTTGATAGCAATCAAATTGTAAATCTCGTCCCAGCACAATCTGAAGGTTTTTCACTAGCTTATCAAGGCACGCCCAGTTTTCGAGACATTGAGTTTTCTGGTCAAGCGTTTGCTAATGTCACTGGAGATGGCAGTGGTTCTATTGCGATCAAAGGTAAGAATATCAATTTAAAATCTGAATCAGTTCTATTAGCTGATACACTTGGCCAGAAAAATGGAGGAGAAATTAGCATTGTTGGTGAGTCTATAGGTTTCAATCGCTCCAGCGTCTACAGTAACACCTTCGGTTCCGGGAATGGCGGACAAATAAAACTGGATGCGAACAACATTAAGTTTGAGAATGGCAGTCTCAGCATTCAGACAGATAACAAGGGTAAAGCTGGAGACATCAACATTCGTGCAAATTCTTTGGGAACTGAAGGCGGATCTGGCCTTGTGAGCTTAACGACAGAAAAAAGCACTGGTAATGCTGGAGATATCAACGTTACTGTCAATGGTCCGATAGCTATCGCCTATACAGGTATACTAACCGACTCATCTGGTACGGGTAATGCTGGCAAAATCAACATTAATGCAAATTCTTTGCAGATTGAAGAGTCGTATGTCTCTAGCGAAGTTGTAAACACAGGTCTTGCCGGAGAAATCAACTTAACGAGCGCAAACTCTCTTACGAGTAACAGCACAGTTATAAGTACTAATACTTATAGCAGAGGTGACGCTGGAAAAATCAATATTACTGCAGGTTCTTTTCGGTTTGAAGATGGAATTGTTAGTAGCCAAACGGAGAAAGATAGCACAGGTAAGGCTGGAGAAATCAACATTAATGTCGCAGGTTCTTTGGAATTACCGAACAAAGCAGGTATATCTACAAGCACTTCTGGCACTGGTGACGCTGGAAAAATTAATATCAATGCAAATTCTTTTCTACTGGAACGCTCAAGAGTCGTTAGCAGTACACAAGGAAGTGGCACAGGTAAGGCTGGAGAAATCAACATTACTGTCGCAGATCTATTTAAGATTAACGCAACAGGTGTGAACACGAACACCGACAGCAGTGGTAATGCTGGAGACTTGAAAGTGCGAGCAAAAACCTTAGTTCTTGACGGAACGGCATTGGAAGTTAATAGTACTGGTAATAGTAATGCTGGTAATTTGGAGATTGTGGCTGACACCATTAAGCTTGATAACAGTCAGCTTAACGCCAACACGAGTGGGGGACGAGGCGACATTATCGTGAATTCTGGTGACTTAATCTTGCGCCACAACAGCAAGATCGCCACTAATGCTACAGGCACGGCTAATGGAGGCAACATTGAGATTAAAACTGACAACTTAGTTGCTCTGGAAAATAGCGACATCACAGCTAATGCCCAACAAGGTTATGGAGGCAAGGTAAGCATTACAACTAAAGGTAGTAGATTTCTTTCTCCAGACAGCGATATCACCGCTTTTTCTGAAGCTGGTCTACAATTCAGTGGCACAGTGCAATTCAACACACCTGATATTGAACCCACCCGTGGGTTATTTGAGTTATCAGAAACTGTGCTCGACCCTGCACAGCAGATAGCCCTAAATCCCTGTATCAAAGGTTTTGGCAGTACTTTCACCATCACAGGACGTGGCGGATTGCCATCTGACCCCAATAAAATCCTCACTAATGACAATGTGCGCGTTGATTTAGTTGAACCTGTTCCCAGTACGGTAAGTTCAACAAGTACAACACAAAAGAAACCATCTCAACAGCCAACTGTCAAAAAGATAATACCTGCTCAAGGTTGGATATATAACGAAAAAGGTCAGGTGGTGCTGGTAGCTTATGATCCTACCAAAACTCGCCCACAACGCTCCTCACCAGCACCAATTAGTAGTTGTGCTGCAACGAGATAA
- a CDS encoding Rqc2 family fibronectin-binding protein: MQTFDFTTLTAVCSDIRAHWLPSRVEQVYQRNSYTIAVALRTLKQRGWLEISWHPQAARLHIGEPPPRTPDTFTFSQQLVHQLGSLALVGLEAIAPWERVVDLQFARRPGESALYHLYVEIMGKYSNVILTDANNSIITVAHQVKQQQSSVRPILTGQPYETPPSLTAATPSLSESQERWQERVSLVPGAIKRQLLKTHRGVSPSLIQSMLMVSEINPESSTQTLKLDDWQRLFDHWQEWLQKVESEKFEPGWTQEGYTVVGWGVHKSAKDIQELLNRYYTDQLNQQIFSQLRHQLSQKLNNLLEKLRVKAATFKQRLQQSEKADEYRQNADLLMAHLHEWQVGMTEIVIPDFETSEPVKIALQPDKNAVQNAQNLYKQHQKLKRARIAVEPLLAEVNAEIEYLEQVEAAISQIENYNTAEDLQALEEIREELIQQRYFEDSEYRRRSPTEAASINFYHYRTPSGFEVLIGRNNRQNDQLSFRVANDYDLWFHAQEIPGSHVLLRLEAGRVPEEADLQYVANLTAYYSRGRQSEQVPVVYTQPKYVYKPKGAKPGIAIYKQERIIWGQPQSLVLNPKS, encoded by the coding sequence GTGCAAACATTTGACTTTACAACTCTTACCGCTGTTTGTAGCGACATCCGCGCTCACTGGCTACCATCGCGCGTAGAGCAGGTTTATCAACGCAACAGCTACACAATTGCCGTAGCACTCCGCACCCTGAAGCAGCGGGGTTGGCTGGAAATTTCTTGGCATCCGCAAGCAGCACGCCTTCACATCGGTGAACCACCACCAAGAACACCAGATACTTTTACCTTTAGCCAACAACTAGTGCACCAGTTGGGCAGTTTGGCGTTGGTGGGGCTTGAGGCGATTGCTCCTTGGGAACGTGTAGTTGATTTGCAATTTGCCCGTCGTCCAGGGGAAAGCGCCCTGTATCACCTGTACGTCGAAATCATGGGCAAGTACAGCAATGTTATTCTCACCGATGCCAATAACAGCATTATCACCGTTGCCCATCAAGTCAAACAACAACAATCTAGTGTCCGTCCAATTCTGACAGGACAGCCTTATGAAACACCACCCAGTCTCACCGCTGCTACACCCAGCTTAAGTGAATCTCAAGAACGTTGGCAAGAACGAGTTAGCTTAGTACCAGGAGCTATCAAGCGTCAGTTGCTCAAAACCCATCGCGGTGTTTCTCCTTCACTGATACAATCAATGCTGATGGTATCAGAAATCAACCCAGAGAGTTCGACACAGACCCTCAAACTTGATGACTGGCAACGGCTGTTTGATCATTGGCAAGAATGGCTGCAAAAGGTCGAAAGCGAGAAGTTTGAACCTGGTTGGACACAAGAAGGTTACACCGTGGTTGGTTGGGGTGTCCACAAAAGTGCCAAAGATATCCAAGAGTTACTCAACCGTTACTACACAGATCAGCTCAATCAACAAATATTTTCCCAACTGCGCCATCAATTGAGTCAAAAACTGAATAATCTTTTGGAGAAATTACGAGTGAAAGCTGCTACTTTTAAGCAACGCTTGCAGCAGTCAGAAAAAGCAGATGAATATCGACAAAATGCTGATTTGTTGATGGCGCATCTCCATGAATGGCAAGTGGGAATGACAGAAATTGTTATCCCTGATTTTGAAACTAGCGAACCAGTAAAAATAGCTTTACAGCCAGATAAAAATGCCGTCCAAAATGCCCAAAATCTCTACAAGCAGCATCAAAAACTTAAACGCGCTCGTATTGCCGTAGAACCATTATTGGCAGAAGTCAATGCTGAAATTGAGTATTTGGAGCAAGTGGAAGCGGCTATTTCGCAGATAGAAAATTACAACACAGCAGAAGATTTACAAGCTCTTGAAGAAATCCGTGAGGAACTTATTCAACAGCGGTATTTTGAAGACTCAGAATATCGCCGTCGCAGTCCAACGGAAGCTGCTAGCATTAACTTTTATCATTATCGCACTCCCAGTGGTTTTGAAGTTTTAATTGGTCGGAATAACCGCCAGAATGACCAATTAAGCTTTCGTGTGGCAAACGATTACGATTTATGGTTCCATGCTCAAGAGATTCCAGGTAGCCACGTGTTACTACGTCTGGAAGCAGGTCGTGTCCCAGAAGAAGCTGATTTGCAATATGTTGCTAACTTAACAGCATACTACAGTCGTGGTCGTCAAAGTGAACAGGTTCCAGTTGTTTACACTCAGCCAAAATATGTTTATAAACCCAAAGGAGCGAAACCGGGAATTGCTATCTACAAGCAGGAGCGTATCATTTGGGGACAACCGCAGTCGTTAGTGCTCAATCCTAAGTCGTGA
- a CDS encoding iron uptake porin yields the protein MTNLWKSLLASPAVLGAMLAMSTTAVAGETPANLEIKQAENTTQNKTTAQVTSVSQLSDVQPTDWAFQALQSLVERYGCIAGYPNGTYRGNRAMTRYEFAAGLNACLNRVNELIATATADLVNKQDLATLQRLQEEFAAELATLRGRVDTLEAKAAELEANQFSTTTKLQGQVVAAITDVLGGDRVNDVDVKNNHTTLGARARVEFVTSFTGEDTLFTRIQTNNILNPNIGTPEGSLFFADEDGTTDALIDALWYKFPLTKSTQVIAIANAGAADDLTNTVNIFDGDGAFGALSSFGTRNPIYYQMDGAGLGVTQQFGEALSLSLGYLGSSPNDPSSDNGLFKGPYGALAQLTFKPSERFTIGLTYINAYNQELGTGSQRANPISFFKSELAAPPDVPGEPEPVNVPFSSDSYGIQASLGLSEKFVLGGWVGYTNARNLSTEGGRIDRGELDIWNWAVTLGFPDLGKKGNLAGIIFGMEPKVTGSSINEISKDRDTSYHLEAFYQYKVTDNITITPGVIWLTAPDHNSNNDGVVIGALRTTFSF from the coding sequence ATGACAAACTTGTGGAAATCTTTGCTGGCTAGTCCAGCAGTTTTGGGGGCAATGTTAGCGATGAGTACCACTGCTGTTGCGGGGGAAACACCAGCTAATTTAGAAATCAAACAAGCTGAGAATACCACCCAAAACAAGACAACGGCACAAGTCACTTCGGTGTCTCAGCTATCAGATGTACAACCCACTGATTGGGCTTTTCAAGCACTGCAATCTTTAGTGGAGCGCTATGGCTGTATTGCTGGATACCCGAATGGAACTTATCGCGGAAATCGGGCGATGACGCGATATGAATTCGCAGCTGGGTTGAATGCTTGTCTCAACCGAGTCAACGAACTCATAGCCACCGCCACAGCAGATTTGGTAAATAAACAAGATTTAGCGACATTACAAAGACTACAAGAAGAATTTGCAGCAGAACTGGCGACACTGCGAGGTCGTGTGGATACTCTGGAAGCAAAAGCTGCTGAATTAGAGGCAAATCAATTTTCTACTACGACGAAGTTACAGGGACAAGTGGTTGCTGCAATCACTGATGTCTTGGGAGGCGATAGAGTTAACGATGTAGATGTCAAAAACAATCACACAACCTTAGGGGCGCGCGCGCGTGTGGAGTTTGTCACCAGCTTCACAGGCGAAGATACACTCTTTACTCGGATACAGACTAATAATATTCTCAACCCTAATATTGGAACACCAGAGGGCAGCCTGTTCTTTGCCGATGAAGACGGCACAACTGATGCTCTTATTGATGCACTGTGGTACAAATTCCCTCTTACCAAAAGTACACAGGTTATTGCAATTGCCAATGCGGGTGCAGCAGATGATCTCACCAATACAGTCAACATTTTTGATGGGGACGGCGCATTTGGTGCTTTGTCGAGCTTTGGCACACGAAACCCAATTTATTACCAAATGGATGGTGCGGGACTGGGAGTTACTCAGCAGTTTGGTGAGGCGTTATCACTCAGTTTGGGGTATTTAGGAAGTTCACCCAATGATCCATCTTCTGATAATGGATTGTTCAAAGGTCCATATGGTGCTCTTGCACAGCTCACTTTTAAACCCAGTGAGCGCTTTACTATTGGCTTAACCTACATCAACGCCTATAATCAGGAATTGGGCACTGGTAGCCAGCGGGCAAATCCTATATCTTTCTTTAAGTCAGAGTTAGCTGCTCCCCCTGATGTGCCTGGAGAACCTGAGCCAGTGAATGTGCCATTTTCCAGCGATTCCTACGGTATACAAGCATCCCTTGGTCTGAGTGAGAAATTTGTCTTGGGTGGTTGGGTTGGATACACCAACGCTCGTAACTTATCTACCGAAGGAGGAAGAATTGACCGTGGTGAGCTTGATATTTGGAACTGGGCTGTAACTTTAGGATTTCCCGATCTTGGTAAAAAAGGAAACTTAGCAGGTATCATCTTTGGTATGGAGCCGAAAGTCACAGGCTCTAGTATTAATGAAATTTCCAAAGACAGAGATACTTCATATCACCTAGAAGCGTTCTACCAATACAAGGTGACTGACAATATCACTATTACTCCAGGAGTCATTTGGCTGACAGCGCCAGATCATAACAGTAACAACGATGGTGTTGTGATTGGTGCACTTAGAACCACCTTCAGTTTTTGA
- the psbV gene encoding photosystem II cytochrome c-550: MFRKLFGIFAATILLTFQFVVGSASAVQLDKTTRTVTLNEGGETTVVSLKQLKEGKRLFNNTCSQCHPGGITKTNQNIGLDPETLALATPNRNNVEGLVDYLKNPTTFDGEEEISELHPSTKSADIFTEMRNLTDDDLEAIAGYILVQPKVDPIRWGGGKIYY; this comes from the coding sequence ATGTTTAGAAAATTGTTTGGCATTTTTGCGGCTACTATTTTGCTGACCTTTCAATTCGTTGTCGGTAGCGCCTCCGCAGTGCAACTAGATAAAACGACCCGCACCGTGACATTAAATGAGGGTGGCGAGACTACTGTCGTTAGCCTTAAACAACTCAAAGAAGGCAAACGCTTATTTAACAACACTTGCTCCCAGTGTCATCCTGGAGGTATTACCAAGACAAACCAAAACATAGGACTCGATCCTGAAACACTCGCCCTAGCTACACCAAACCGTAACAACGTTGAAGGTTTGGTGGACTACCTGAAAAATCCTACCACCTTTGACGGGGAAGAGGAAATTTCTGAATTACACCCCAGCACCAAGAGCGCAGATATTTTCACAGAAATGAGAAATCTGACCGATGATGACCTAGAGGCGATCGCTGGTTATATTCTCGTGCAACCGAAGGTTGACCCTATACGATGGGGAGGCGGTAAAATTTATTACTAA
- the petE gene encoding plastocyanin, with product MKMIASSLRRFGIALLTTFFVVSSLVVFAPSASAETYTVKLGSDKGMLVFQPKQLTVKPGDTIEWLNNKVPPHNVVFDPAKNPAKSKEVAKDLSHKKLLMSPGQKTTTTIPTDAAPGDYTFYCEPHRGAGMVGKVTVEG from the coding sequence ATGAAAATGATCGCGTCAAGCTTACGGCGCTTTGGTATAGCATTGTTAACAACTTTTTTCGTTGTTAGTAGCTTAGTTGTTTTTGCTCCCAGTGCTTCAGCGGAAACATATACTGTTAAACTGGGTAGTGATAAAGGAATGTTGGTATTTCAGCCAAAGCAATTGACGGTTAAACCAGGCGACACAATTGAATGGCTCAACAACAAAGTTCCTCCTCATAATGTTGTGTTTGATCCAGCCAAAAATCCTGCCAAGAGTAAGGAAGTTGCTAAAGATTTGTCTCATAAGAAGTTGCTCATGAGTCCTGGTCAAAAAACAACAACAACTATCCCAACAGACGCAGCTCCGGGTGACTACACTTTCTACTGCGAACCTCACCGTGGCGCAGGTATGGTTGGCAAAGTCACTGTCGAAGGCTAG
- the petJ gene encoding cytochrome c6 PetJ, whose translation MRIVLFIALLAISLWAAPCWRIALFQFTFIDSALAAEITYGAKIFKANCSSCHIGGGNILISEKTLKKEALSKYLEDYDADSIQAIIYQVQNGKNAMPAFKSKLSEQDIIDVAAYIVEKAEQNWQDS comes from the coding sequence TTGAGAATAGTTTTATTTATAGCTTTATTGGCGATCAGCCTTTGGGCCGCTCCCTGTTGGAGGATCGCCTTGTTCCAATTTACATTTATTGATTCAGCACTTGCAGCCGAAATAACCTACGGTGCCAAAATCTTTAAAGCTAACTGCTCTTCTTGTCATATAGGTGGTGGTAACATCCTGATTAGCGAAAAAACTTTGAAAAAGGAAGCTTTATCAAAGTACCTGGAGGATTATGATGCAGACTCAATCCAAGCGATTATCTACCAGGTGCAAAATGGCAAGAATGCTATGCCCGCATTCAAGAGTAAGTTAAGTGAACAGGACATTATAGACGTAGCTGCTTACATTGTCGAAAAAGCAGAACAAAACTGGCAAGATAGCTAA
- a CDS encoding esterase/lipase family protein, giving the protein MPLPTVILPGYLESGVAYRSLEQSLQELGFPAVTVALRRRDWIPTLGGRSVTPILQQLHATVNQMLQRCNTSQINLIGHSAGGWLSRIYLGEKPYSGRGEVTSSVWQAHPLVATLITLGTPHISQERWTRWNLDFVNQNYPGAFYKNIRYVCVAGKTIFGQRRRGSWLAYSSYQLTCGKGNTWGDGIIPIEAAHLQGAQNIVIEGVRHSPKSSGLWYGSPEPLKNWVQYLV; this is encoded by the coding sequence ATGCCTTTACCGACAGTTATTTTGCCGGGATATCTAGAAAGCGGAGTCGCTTACCGCTCACTAGAACAATCTTTGCAGGAATTGGGTTTTCCTGCTGTGACTGTAGCACTGCGACGGCGTGACTGGATACCCACTCTTGGCGGAAGATCTGTGACACCTATTTTGCAGCAACTCCATGCGACGGTCAACCAGATGTTACAGCGATGCAATACCTCTCAAATTAACTTGATTGGTCACTCAGCTGGAGGTTGGCTCTCTCGGATTTACTTGGGAGAAAAACCTTACTCAGGACGTGGTGAGGTCACTTCATCTGTATGGCAAGCTCACCCTCTAGTTGCAACTCTGATTACATTGGGTACACCTCATATCAGCCAAGAACGCTGGACACGCTGGAATTTGGATTTTGTTAATCAAAACTATCCTGGAGCATTTTACAAAAATATTCGCTACGTTTGTGTAGCTGGAAAAACTATCTTTGGGCAAAGGCGTAGGGGTAGTTGGTTAGCTTACAGTAGCTATCAGTTAACTTGCGGCAAAGGTAACACGTGGGGTGACGGAATTATACCCATTGAAGCGGCTCATCTTCAAGGTGCCCAAAACATTGTTATAGAAGGAGTCAGGCATTCTCCTAAAAGCTCTGGATTGTGGTACGGTTCACCAGAACCATTGAAAAATTGGGTTCAATACTTAGTATAA
- a CDS encoding cytochrome b N-terminal domain-containing protein, giving the protein MDNTQSDVVLRRITTILSVVIITLTLVGATTGILLSFYYEPAAGRAYQSLKIIDTEVPYGWLFHKAHQITGNAVVVIALIQVVIMFVSRQFRKSWLTAWISGIFFTLSAIGLGWTAMILSWDQEGFWRFNIELGTIEAIPLVGSILRDILTGGGAISTVTVQHLYTIHSYLISVTAIVLSVVHLLSVLWLELQLKKMYSEGTLPQTDKVQQQPANAQG; this is encoded by the coding sequence ATGGACAACACACAGTCAGATGTGGTTCTGCGGCGAATCACAACAATATTATCGGTAGTCATCATCACTTTAACCCTGGTTGGTGCTACCACCGGAATTTTGTTGTCCTTTTACTATGAACCAGCAGCAGGTCGAGCTTACCAGTCATTGAAAATTATTGACACAGAAGTTCCATACGGGTGGTTGTTCCACAAAGCGCACCAGATAACTGGTAACGCGGTTGTTGTTATTGCTCTGATCCAAGTTGTGATCATGTTTGTCAGCAGACAATTTCGCAAGAGTTGGCTGACTGCTTGGATCAGTGGAATTTTCTTTACCCTAAGTGCGATTGGATTGGGTTGGACAGCGATGATCCTCTCTTGGGACCAAGAAGGATTTTGGCGTTTTAACATCGAACTGGGAACCATAGAAGCTATTCCTTTGGTTGGTTCAATACTGCGAGATATTTTGACTGGTGGTGGAGCAATTAGTACCGTCACTGTCCAGCACCTTTACACAATACATAGTTATCTGATTTCGGTTACTGCCATAGTTCTATCTGTTGTGCATTTATTGAGCGTACTGTGGCTAGAATTGCAATTGAAAAAAATGTATTCAGAAGGAACGCTCCCACAGACAGATAAAGTACAGCAGCAACCAGCCAATGCTCAGGGATAA
- a CDS encoding cation:proton antiporter, with protein sequence MEASFEITLQIVIAVFAGISAQVLAASLRVPSIVFLLMFGILLGSDGFGLLDPHMLGTGLEVIVALATAIILFEGGLSLDLEELSKVSTSLQLLVTLGTMITLLGGSMAVHWLGEFPWPIAFLYASLVVVTGPTVVSPLLKQINVDRQVATLLEGEGVLIDPVGAILAVVVLNTILNDHTDFMTAMSSLTLRLGVGGVIGAAGGWLMSLISKRANFLSFELKNLVVLAGLWGLFALSQMIRSESGLMTVVVAGVVFGASSVPEERLLRRFKGQLTILSVSVLFILLAADLSIASVFALGWGGVFTVLVLMFIVRPINILFCTWNSEFNWRQKLFLSWVAPRGIVSASVASLFAILLTERGINGGEAIKALVFLTIIMTVFCQGLTAAWFAKCLEITSKDAIGAVIVGCNPLSLLIARLFQEWGEPVVMIDTDAQRSEQAQAQNLRVISSSALDTGVLEEAGLGEMGTFLAMTSNGEVNFVLAQRAAEEFNPPRVLAVFPRDPQATISTNENTVSQALIPDLPIKTWNDYVNDGQVKLGTTTLNESSFDLQQEHLMALIRAGELIPLLVEREQHLQVMPAAQEWEVGDRIIYLLHDPRPQLLKRLSGASQSTRLALEKLPKVEEIPLAKLSQLSRSDARTP encoded by the coding sequence ATGGAAGCATCTTTTGAAATCACCCTGCAAATCGTGATTGCCGTGTTTGCAGGTATTAGCGCTCAAGTACTGGCTGCATCCCTTCGGGTACCCAGTATCGTCTTTTTGCTGATGTTTGGCATCCTGCTTGGCTCTGATGGCTTTGGGCTGTTAGACCCTCATATGCTAGGCACTGGGCTAGAAGTTATCGTCGCTTTGGCAACAGCAATTATTCTGTTTGAAGGCGGACTAAGCCTTGATCTCGAAGAGTTAAGCAAAGTTTCCACTAGCCTGCAACTGCTTGTCACCTTGGGAACGATGATCACGCTGCTTGGGGGTAGTATGGCAGTGCACTGGCTGGGTGAATTCCCTTGGCCAATTGCTTTTCTCTACGCTTCCTTAGTTGTGGTTACAGGACCAACTGTTGTTAGTCCTTTGCTCAAACAAATTAATGTGGATCGGCAGGTTGCAACGCTTTTGGAAGGGGAAGGCGTTCTTATTGACCCAGTAGGAGCTATCCTCGCCGTTGTGGTGCTCAACACCATATTAAACGACCATACCGACTTTATGACGGCAATGAGCAGTCTCACGCTGCGCTTAGGTGTTGGTGGCGTGATTGGTGCAGCCGGTGGCTGGCTAATGTCCTTAATTTCCAAACGTGCCAATTTTCTGTCGTTTGAACTCAAAAACCTGGTTGTTCTGGCGGGATTATGGGGCTTATTTGCTTTATCGCAAATGATTCGCAGCGAGTCGGGATTAATGACAGTTGTCGTTGCAGGAGTTGTTTTTGGAGCTTCTTCAGTGCCAGAAGAACGATTGTTGCGGCGTTTCAAAGGTCAGCTGACTATTCTCAGCGTTTCGGTGTTGTTCATTTTGCTTGCTGCTGACTTATCAATTGCGAGTGTCTTTGCTTTGGGTTGGGGTGGTGTGTTCACGGTGCTAGTTTTGATGTTTATCGTTCGCCCGATAAATATCCTCTTTTGTACTTGGAACAGTGAATTTAACTGGCGACAGAAATTGTTTTTAAGTTGGGTTGCCCCACGCGGAATAGTTTCTGCCTCCGTTGCTTCTTTGTTTGCAATTTTACTGACTGAGCGTGGAATTAACGGTGGTGAGGCTATCAAAGCTTTGGTGTTTCTCACAATTATCATGACTGTGTTCTGTCAAGGGTTAACGGCTGCTTGGTTTGCCAAATGTCTGGAAATTACCTCAAAAGACGCCATAGGGGCGGTGATTGTCGGTTGTAACCCCTTGAGTTTATTAATTGCTCGGTTGTTCCAAGAATGGGGAGAACCAGTGGTGATGATTGACACTGACGCACAACGCAGTGAACAAGCCCAAGCACAAAATCTAAGAGTTATCTCCAGCAGTGCCTTGGATACTGGTGTATTGGAAGAAGCAGGACTTGGCGAAATGGGAACTTTCTTAGCAATGACTAGTAATGGTGAGGTTAATTTTGTGTTAGCACAACGTGCAGCAGAAGAGTTTAATCCGCCACGTGTCTTGGCTGTTTTCCCTCGCGATCCACAAGCAACAATCTCTACGAATGAGAATACGGTTAGTCAGGCTTTGATTCCAGATTTACCAATTAAAACCTGGAATGATTATGTGAATGACGGACAGGTCAAGTTGGGGACAACGACGCTTAATGAATCTAGTTTTGACCTTCAACAAGAGCATTTGATGGCGTTAATTAGAGCTGGCGAGTTGATACCGCTATTGGTAGAACGAGAACAACATCTTCAAGTTATGCCTGCAGCGCAAGAGTGGGAAGTTGGCGATCGCATTATCTACCTCTTACACGATCCCAGACCACAATTATTAAAACGCTTGTCGGGTGCTAGCCAATCTACTCGCCTCGCCCTTGAAAAATTACCGAAGGTTGAAGAAATACCGTTGGCAAAACTCTCTCAACTTTCTCGTAGCGATGCTCGCACACCTTAA